A genomic stretch from Achromobacter spanius includes:
- a CDS encoding ABC transporter substrate-binding protein: MQFFRTTFTATALTLALGGALPAVLSTAHAAGTLSVAINQDPGSWDPIDTFVTFWGSVGGNLYDGLTMRGADLKLQPGLATSWEYLDENKRLRFKLREGVKFHNGEPFNAEAVKFTFERLLGAEGAKGPQKSNYDSIGEIKVVDEYTVDFILKQPDPVLLTKLAGYGAMIVPPKYIKEKGEDYFNTHPVGTGPFKFESYQPKVNVTLARNDDYWGGKPKLDKVVYRFISEPGTQVAELQAGRIDIATLIPLGLIETVKKSGNADVISTGGPVAFALRYNTKGGITQNRDVRRALIMAVDREAIVKQLLLGQAKVIASFQGPQSFGFNPEQKPLPFNPAEAKKLLAAAGVKPGATVQIDVRGSDSNFREVAQAVSGYLQGVGVRATIKPYETGVLLNDIIPGGKTGEMWQNQWGGWTYDYDNTAYLMYHTGQKWNPYDNDAKLNGMLEAQRAVYDVKKREAMLQEIATYVADQALEMPLYSLNTIVGVNKRVKNLEVPGDIRFRFLNATVE; this comes from the coding sequence ATGCAATTCTTCCGCACCACCTTCACCGCCACCGCCCTGACCCTGGCGCTGGGCGGCGCACTGCCCGCCGTCTTGTCGACCGCGCATGCCGCGGGCACGCTCAGCGTGGCCATCAACCAGGACCCGGGTAGCTGGGATCCCATCGACACCTTCGTGACCTTCTGGGGTTCGGTGGGCGGCAACCTGTATGACGGCCTGACGATGCGCGGCGCCGACCTGAAGCTGCAACCGGGCCTGGCCACCAGTTGGGAATACCTGGACGAGAACAAGCGCCTGCGCTTCAAGCTGCGTGAAGGCGTCAAGTTCCACAACGGCGAGCCCTTCAACGCCGAAGCCGTGAAGTTCACGTTTGAACGCCTGCTGGGCGCGGAAGGCGCCAAGGGCCCGCAAAAGTCCAACTACGACTCCATCGGCGAGATCAAGGTGGTGGACGAATACACCGTCGACTTCATCCTGAAGCAGCCCGATCCGGTGCTGCTGACCAAGCTGGCCGGCTACGGCGCCATGATCGTGCCGCCCAAGTACATCAAGGAAAAGGGCGAGGACTACTTCAACACGCACCCGGTCGGCACCGGCCCGTTCAAGTTTGAAAGCTACCAGCCCAAGGTCAACGTGACGCTGGCGCGTAACGACGACTACTGGGGCGGCAAGCCCAAGCTGGACAAGGTCGTGTACCGCTTCATCAGCGAGCCCGGCACGCAAGTGGCCGAGCTGCAAGCCGGCCGCATCGACATCGCCACGCTGATCCCGCTGGGCCTGATCGAGACCGTGAAGAAGTCCGGCAACGCCGACGTCATCTCGACGGGTGGCCCGGTCGCTTTCGCGCTGCGCTACAACACCAAGGGCGGCATCACGCAAAACCGCGACGTGCGCCGCGCGCTGATCATGGCGGTCGACCGCGAAGCCATCGTCAAGCAGTTGCTGCTGGGCCAGGCCAAGGTCATCGCCAGCTTCCAGGGCCCGCAATCCTTCGGCTTCAACCCCGAGCAAAAGCCCCTTCCGTTCAACCCCGCTGAAGCCAAGAAGCTGCTGGCCGCCGCCGGCGTGAAGCCGGGCGCCACCGTGCAGATCGACGTGCGCGGCAGCGATTCGAACTTCCGCGAAGTGGCCCAGGCCGTGTCGGGCTACCTGCAAGGCGTGGGCGTGCGCGCCACTATCAAGCCGTATGAAACCGGCGTGCTGTTGAACGACATCATCCCGGGTGGCAAGACGGGCGAGATGTGGCAGAACCAGTGGGGCGGCTGGACGTACGACTACGACAACACCGCGTACCTGATGTATCACACGGGCCAGAAGTGGAACCCGTATGACAACGACGCCAAGCTGAATGGCATGTTGGAAGCGCAACGCGCCGTCTACGACGTGAAGAAGCGCGAAGCCATGCTGCAGGAAATTGCCACCTACGTTGCCGATCAGGCGCTGGAAATGCCGCTGTACAGCCTGAACACGATCGTGGGCGTGAACAAGCGCGTGAAGAATCTGGAAGTCCCGGGCGACATCCGCTTCCGTTTCCTCAACGCGACCGTCGAGTAA